From one Cardiocondyla obscurior isolate alpha-2009 linkage group LG06, Cobs3.1, whole genome shotgun sequence genomic stretch:
- the LOC139103508 gene encoding uncharacterized protein: MYVVFGETFRTMKTSYILYVVNVKKVKIRRKEVNSILQLILNINKDFITLILQTEEPPKVVRKRPREFCARIEVTLNIQYILRGGSGLEETSCLVRAGQNENQFMRAEINDTLLTL; encoded by the exons ATGTACGTCGTATTTGGTGAGACTTTTCGGACGATGAAAACGagctatattttatacgtgGTGAATGTTAAAAAA GTCAAAATTCGAAGGAAGGAAGTGAACTCGATTTTgcagttaatattaaatattaataaggaCTTTATTACGCTCATTTTACAAACTGAAGAGCCACCCAAGGTCGTGCGAAAGCGTCCACGAGAGTTCTGTGCCCGGATAGAAGTCACTCTCAATATCCAatacatcctgagaggaggatcAGGCCTCGAAGAGACATCATGTCTCGTCCGAGCAGGCCAAAA tgAAAATCAGTTCATGCGAGCAGAAATTAACGACACCTTGCTGACTTTATAG